From Anopheles funestus chromosome 3RL, idAnoFuneDA-416_04, whole genome shotgun sequence, a single genomic window includes:
- the LOC125768075 gene encoding mucin-5AC-like isoform X2, translating into MKWNNRKITTLLSLFIITSLWTLSEAYRGSVRFTSRSEHVEPDNAHELPSNSDDEQPVTLSNSRFVRRRSTSTTTTLPLDSYTKAYGKEKRRGFRDGPTSSRTSIEIADEHEANNRATVPNRRTKQNSAFSLRTEIIAQNAFERRIDNDKEQILTNALEPAKKENPSSQRRRSKSRNLDQEPISAIANSGAVNDRVAKRVNPLTTLSPNLSNEVREELKGSAQRFTSRGATKGSNLVASHKREEGSSEENYPEQFKKLLKAQLNDDKLKTAYVKNLESTTKKNVHVVPERRKIQSVPSTTEATVTANKSNQAATRRVELSREAVTKENKFQHRTVAPKAREQTHRRSSQFSETNNTSSETVLQSLRTTKKSTSSESSSEQLLSVRQLSIRTRYSERNEQTSNERLSTPDKTSVEVADEKPTKSHVRPAIEARKRLTNPIERQSRGNVKVLSTTTPGPTTTVKLITPRPVRTYTRKQNTLSYLTSTTTEATTTTRKPFSPAPRSGSLAQRKPLVASVEQSALRTSTERSSTVWRSHTRKQPPDEFTNDLVNSREATQSAVNDIEEGPQQISLLYTNPVEYLRRRQNSTKTTKSSVIKTTTTTSSARSNESFTKAPIRHHSRKSSLTTRPTVSSSSNANIGFKRPPSFSSIRSNKKPAVYTPTIPTFTTLSTVKVIPDGQIMQKPANFSTKLPSRIASLSSYSTTAALANEIDIYDDDHRAAIESTDQYDREDAEEYVENELQLEEAQRKVLSHHQDPNVAIASGEKRSGGTEKQIAPVSSGLTQSHIDIDTPSHRVQDVPSAVTVSIFSALSEILSQPTESLQFLSSSTDAPTSTSASTTSTTSTSTTTTTTTTTTTTTTTTTTTISPPPQSPEPSLFSSKSNDKVLEMVGNSSAFASNVLPVSAGDTFVHTASYQESTDNPNVNKTDLTIASTRIAEGNVTIRQNSLASSGETASTQATPLWTQLYEQEETNSHDCVLCAENDIENRILTDAFPSVEERSIGSTISDSFLPTVPAVSSSSSDARVLKDTADADVVPLSITQKPLVPAAETEAMETATPTPTTTLLTTTHVTEERDHLTEMTTIIPIYSAPSVDMLPSTATTITAVDHFESVFTVTASNNDALLIEGASSTVHPFSPQFASEPLTTPHYEHTTQTQSQTVNPHDKISALEQTTSTMSPYITQFTEVSDLMDTSTILSSVKIGTESSDESVLPASTTIAYTNHNSTSGNSSNAIVDPRQLSATSPPDQATERPAKIMNSTPFIITPITPIASTTGSQQTSFTAYVTSPPMTGTTTIIEILRKYNEANQLDAKVKSDNVFSLTGGKTKSTNKTNITGTTTQVSSVESSNTGNRVHEDVRVSRPNSPDLVYRWKPIITSSTSTNDNELIPTTSEPKTTTASATPSVSENTVPDMMGVGKGNFGSVGFGLDSGEEPFPISNSSEEPSATINRKKSGVISVRNENTGSPNSEINLFSTSSVPTVDDTTISTTGRVIIASIVESTMPFERPTSTTPSTTTRPTTPWTTIVSTTPSTTSTLSTTSTKASTSTSTMVPTTSKSTLRKSTATVYPATTQRTRTTTFSDADDLAFLRQLARFLNGGQSPSNNGRKTTKKPTTTSTTTTTTTTTPKPTTTTTTSTTTTTSTTTTTTTPSPTTTPSLSTVIIDKDDPAFLNDVRKLPNFATPNPLVDTPLANRILQLAIQRDPKSIARLPLKTGNEFPSYEKPRTESQPKEISKATTLSPEEIEKTKKQLDREVQQYNNDLKLLSNLLGRPITEKDIPSLTKQLGTGGSGPLFANTGLSATRTTTTTTTTSTTHRPTSTADGELLKQLLLTQQQQHNSSPAVIERPEFYGKTNEAILAAVLKQRGIGPSNTNGNIEDILAQISPGARTSTLPPIVITTPRPTPRRVRPPQPPPLRSQSPILDGLSWLWREWQATAPQPRNRVPASGSSAATSVRTGTFGLSGGGGGGVGGGGGGGAGGGRTASLAQSYGDEGLDPDAKPINPSVTEEPPSLFGGFGINPGGQLLNAAIGVTRAVSQFLGVALQGAAKSFTSAFRPPPVASEPADDLSYYRFSGR; encoded by the exons ATGAAGTGGAACAACCGTAAAATAACGACATTGTTGTCGTTATTTATCATCACTAGTTTATGGACGTTAAGCGAG GCGTACCGGGGATCCGTCCGATTTACATCTCGATCCGAGCACGTGGAACCAGACAATGCACATGAACTGCCATCAAATTCCGATGACGAACAACCCGTTACACTTTCAAACAGTCGTTTTGTTCGAAGGCGTTCtacatcaacaacaactacCTTACCTCTGGATTCATATACGAAAGCGTATGGCAAGGAAAAGCGACGAGGTTTTAGAGATGGACCAACTTCATCTAGAACCAGCATCGAGATTGCAGATGAACACGAAGCGAATAATCGTGCAACCGTTCCGAATcgacgaacgaaacaaaatagtGCTTTCTCGTTGCGAACGGAAATCATTGCACAGAACGCGTTTGAAAGACGTATTGATAACGATAAAGAGCAAATTCTAACAAATGCGTTAGAGCctgcaaaaaaagagaatccTTCTTCGCAGCGGCGTCGATCCAAGAGCAGAAATTTGGACCAAGAACCTATATCTGCGATTGCGAATAGCGGTGCTGTAAACGACCGGGTAGCGAAAAGAGTCAACCCATTAACAACATTAAGCCCGAACCTTTCAAATGAAGTGAGAGAAGAATTAAAAGGGTCGGCTCAACGTTTTACCTCACGAGGCGCAACCAAAGGGTCGAATCTTGTTGCATCACACAAGCGTGAAGAGGGCTCTTCGGAGGAAAACTATCCAGAACAGTTTAAGAAGCTATTGAAAGCGCAGCTTAATGATGATAAATTGAAGACAGCGTACGTGAAAAATTTGGAAAGCACAACCAAGAAAAATGTACATGTTGTGCCCGAACGAAGGAAAATTCAATCTGTACCATCAACTACGGAAGCCACTGTGACTGCTAACAAATCTAATCAAGCTGCTACTCGACGCGTGGAACTGTCGAGGGAAGCCGtcacgaaagaaaacaaatttcaacatCGAACTGTAGCGCCAAAGGCCAGAGAACAAACGCATAGAAGAAGTTCGCAGTTTTcagaaacaaacaatacaTCTTCCGAAACCGTTCTACAATCGTTGCGTACCACTAAGAAAAGCACCTCGTCAGAATCGTCCTCGGAGCAGCTTCTTTCGGTGCGGCAGCTCAGCATACGCACGCGGTACAGCGAAAGAAATGAGCAGACTTCGAACGAAAGATTAAGCACTCCCGACAAGACATCCGTAGAAGTTGCGGATGAAAAGCCAACCAAATCGCATGTCCGACCGGCAATCGAAGCTAGGAAGCGGCTTACAAATCCAATCGAACGTCAGTCCCGTGGCAATGTGAAGGTGTTAAGTACGACTACTCCAGGACCAACGACTACGGTGAAATTGATCACGCCCAGGCCCGTTCGGACGTACACGCGAAAACAGAACACATTGAGTTATCTTACTTCGACTACTACCGAGGCAACGACTACAACTAGAAAACCGTTCTCACCTGCACCAAGGTCCGGATCCTTGGCACAACGTAAGCCATTAGTAGCGTCAGTTGAACAGAGTGCGTTAAGAACCAGCACCGAAAGAAGCTCTACGGTGTGGCGATCGCACACCAGGAAGCAACCGCCAGACGAGTTTACAAATGATTTAGTCAACTCGCGTGAAGCAACCCAATCGGCAGTAAACGATATTGAAGAAGGACCTCAACAAATCTCACTTCTATACACAAACCCGGTGGAATATCTGAGAAGAAGACAAAattcaaccaaaacaacaaagagTTCTGTTAtcaaaaccacaacaacaacttcTTCAGCAAGATCAAATGAAAGCTTTACAAAGGCACCAATAAGGCATCATTCGCGGAAATCTTCACTAACTACAAGGCCAACAgtttccagcagcagcaacgccAATATTGGG TTCAAACGGCCCCCATCTTTTTCATCCATTCGGTCAAATAAAAAACCTGCCGTATACACGCCAACGATTCCAACATTTACGACGCTATCGACG GTAAAGGTTATCCCCGATGGTCAAATTATGCAAAAGCCTGCTAACTTCAGCACAAAACTGCCAAGCCGCATCGCTAGCCTATCTTCCTACTCCACCACCGCTGCACTAGCTAACGAAATCGATATCTATGATGATGATCACAGAGCCGCGATCGAATCAACCGATCAGTATGATAGGGAAGACGCCGAAGAATACGTCGAAAACGAACTCCAGTTGGAGGAAGCCCAACGAAAGGTGTTATCACATCATCAGGATCCTAACGTGGCTATCGCAAGTGGAGAGAAACGATCCGGAGGCACCGAAAAACAGATCGCTCCAGTTTCGTCTGGCTTGACCCAGAGCCATATCGACATTGACACACCGAGCCATCGGGTCCAGGACGTGCCGTCCGCCGTGACCGTGTCAATATTCAGCGCTCTGTCCGAGATCCTTTCGCAACCTACCGAaagtttacaatttttgtCCTCCAGCACTGATGCACCAACCTCTACGTCTGCATCTACAACAAGCACCACTTCAACTTCtaccaccacaaccaccacaaccaccaccactaccaccaccactactaccactacgACTATATCTCCGCCTCCTCAATCACCAGAACCGTCTTTATTTTCTAGCAAATCCAACGACAAGGTACTGGAAATGGTGGGCAACAGTTCTGCCTTTGCTTCCAACGTACTGCCTGTGAGCGCGGGCGATACGTTTGTACATACTGCTAGCTATCAGGAATCTACCGATAACCcgaatgtaaataaaacagatCTAACCATTGCAAGCACACGGATCGCGGAGGGGAATGTGACGATTAGGCAAAACTCGTTAGCAAGTTCTGGAGAGACTGCATCGACACAGGCTACGCCATTGTGGACACAACTATACGAGCAGGAAGAAACGAACAGTCACGACTGCGTCCTGTGTGCAGAAAATGATATCGAAAATAGAATTCTCACGGATGCATTCCCTTCTGTTGAGGAAAGATCGATTGGCAGTACGATTAGTGATTCGTTTCTTCCTACCGTTCCCGCTGTATCCAGCTCTTCGTCCGACGCCCGTGTCCTTAAGGATACCGCTGATGCTGATGTTGTTCCTTTATCCATTACACAGAAACCGTTAGTGCCTGCAGCAGAAACGGAAGCGATGGAGACTGCGACACCGACACCGACTACCACACTGCTCACTACTACTCATGTGACTGAAGAACGGGACCACCTCACCGAAATGACTACCATCATTCCAATCTATAGTGCCCCATCAGTGGACATGCTTCCTAGTACCGCCACTACCATCACCGCTGTAGACCACTTTGAATCCGTGTTTACTGTAACAGCTTCAAATAACGATGCCTTACTAATAGAGGGTGCTTCATCGACGGTGCATCCGTTTTCGCCACAATTCGCTTCAGAACCCCTTACTACTCCTCACTACGAACATACAACTCAAACACAATCTCAGACTGTCAATCCCCACGATAAAATCAGTGCTCTTGAACAGACAACTTCAACAATGTCACCCTACATTACCCAGTTTACTGAAGTTAGCGACTTGATGGATACTAGTACCATTTTGTCAAGTGTCAAAATTGGAACCGAATCGTCAGATGAATCCGTTCTCCCTGCTTCGACAACCATTGCTTACACTAACCATAATTCCACATCCGGCAACAGTAGCAATGCCATAGTAGATCCACGCCAACTGTCAGCGACTAGTCCACCCGACCAGGCCACTGAACGGCCTGCCAAGATAATGAACAGTACACCATTCATCATCACTCCCATCACCCCAATTGCTTCCACCACTGGTTCGCAACAGACGAGCTTCACCGCATACGTTACGTCACCACCAATGACC ggtACGACAACTATTATAGAAATATTGCGCAAGTACAACGAAGCGAACCAGTTGGATGCTAAGGTGAAATCGGATAATGTCTTTAGCCTAACAGGGGGCAAGACAAAATCAACGAACAAAACGAATATTACTGGTACTACGACACAAGTTTCTTCGGTGGAAAGTTCcaat ACTGGCAACAGAGTTCATGAAGATGTCAGAGTCTCACGACCAAATTCACCCGACTTAGTGTATCGATGGAAACCGATCATAACATCAAGCACAAGTACGAACGATAACGAATTGATTCCTACAACGAGTGAGCCAAAGACCACAACGGCATCAGCTACACCGAGTGTGTCCGAGAATACCGTACCAGATATGATGGGAGTTGGTAAAGGAAATTTTGGTTCGGTAGGATTCGGTTTAGATAGTGGTGAGGAGCCATTTCCTATAAGCAACAGTTCGGAAGAACCATCCGCTACGATAAACCGGAAGAAGAGTGGCGTCATAAGTGTTAGAAACGAAAATACCGGGTCGCCTAATTCGGAGATTAACCTATTTTCAACATCAAGCGTACCTACCGTGGATGACACTACCATATCAACCACCGGGAGGGTAATTATAGCATCAATTGTTGAAAGTACAATGCCTTTTGAACGGCCTACAAGCACAACGCCTTCAACCACTACTAGACCAACCACTCCCTGGACAACGATTGTTAGCACAACTCCTAGCACTACGAGCACTTTGAGCACAACAAGCACAAAGGCGTCTACATCTACCAGCACGATGGTTCCAACTACAAGCAAAAGTACGTTACGCAAATCGACAGCAACTGTTTATCCTGCTACCACACAAAGAACACGTACAACAACATTCTCCGATGCGGATGATTTAGCATTCTTG CGTCAACTAGCAAGATTCCTGAACGGAGGGCAGTCACCAAGTaacaatggaagaaaaactacaaaaaaacctaCCACTACTTcaactactaccactaccaccactacTACTCCGAAACCTACTACGACTACAACAACGtcgactactactactactagcaCAACTACAACGACTACTACGCCCAGCCCAACAACAACGCCGAGTTTAAGCACCGTCATCATTGATAAGGATGATCCAGCCTTTCTAAACGATGTG CGTAAATTGCCCAACTTTGCAACACCAAATCCCCTCGTCGATACACCGCTGGCTAATAGAATACTTCAGCTAGCAATACAAAGAGATCCCAAGAGCATCGCACGATTACCCTTGAAAACTGGGAATGAGTTTCCATCGTACGAAAAGCCACGCACCGAGAGTCAGCCGAAAGAAATCTCTAAAGCGACTACCCTGTCTCCGGAGGAAAtagagaaaacgaaaaagcaGCTGGATCGGGAGGTACAGCAGTACAACAATGATTTGAAACTTCTTTCGAATCTACTGGGAAGACCCATTACCGAGAAAGATATTCCGAGTCTTACCAAGCAGCTTGGAACAGGTGGCTCCGGACCATTGTTCGCAAATACTGGACTATCGGCGACGAgaacgacgacaacgacgacaacaacgagCACAACGCACCGGCCAACCTCAACAGCAGACGGTGAGCTGTTGAAGCAGCTGCTTCTcacgcaacaacagcaacacaatAGCAGCCCAGCAGTTATTGAGCGACCAGAGTTTTACGGTAAAACTAATGAAGCAATTTTGGCAGCCGTACTGAAGCAGCGTGGCATAGGACCGTCAAATACGAACGGAAATATTGAGGACATTTTGGCGCAAATATCGCCTGGCGCTCGGACGTCTACTTTACCTCCGATAGTTATCACAACACCGCGGCCCACACCGAGACGCGTTCGTCCCCCACAACCACCGCCATTACGATCACAAAGCCCAATTCTGGACGGCTTGAGTTGGTTGTGGCGTGAATGGCAAGCGACAGCTCCACAGCCACGTAATCGAGTTCCTGCTTCTGGAAGTAGTGCCGCCACCAGTGTCCGAACGGGAACGTTTGGACtgagtggtggtggtggtggtggtgttggaggtggtggtgggggTGGCGCTGGTGGAGGAAGAACAGCGTCTCTAGCACAATCGTACGGAGATGAGGGACTAGACCCGGATGCG AAACCAATCAACCCCAGCGTCACTGAAGAACCACCATCGTTGTTTGGCGGGTTTGGCATCAATCCCGGAGGACAACTGTTGAATGCAGCGATCGGTGTGACTCGTGCTGTATCACAGTTCCTAGGCGTAGCGCTACAG GGAGCAGCCAAATCGTTTACTTCCGCGTTTCGCCCACCACCAGTCGCTAGTGAACCTGCGGACGACCTGAGCTACTACCGTTTCAGTGGTAGATAA
- the LOC125768075 gene encoding mucin-5AC-like isoform X3, producing MKWNNRKITTLLSLFIITSLWTLSEAYRGSVRFTSRSEHVEPDNAHELPSNSDDEQPVTLSNSRFVRRRSTSTTTTLPLDSYTKAYGKEKRRGFRDGPTSSRTSIEIADEHEANNRATVPNRRTKQNSAFSLRTEIIAQNAFERRIDNDKEQILTNALEPAKKENPSSQRRRSKSRNLDQEPISAIANSGAVNDRVAKRVNPLTTLSPNLSNEVREELKGSAQRFTSRGATKGSNLVASHKREEGSSEENYPEQFKKLLKAQLNDDKLKTAYVKNLESTTKKNVHVVPERRKIQSVPSTTEATVTANKSNQAATRRVELSREAVTKENKFQHRTVAPKAREQTHRRSSQFSETNNTSSETVLQSLRTTKKSTSSESSSEQLLSVRQLSIRTRYSERNEQTSNERLSTPDKTSVEVADEKPTKSHVRPAIEARKRLTNPIERQSRGNVKVLSTTTPGPTTTVKLITPRPVRTYTRKQNTLSYLTSTTTEATTTTRKPFSPAPRSGSLAQRKPLVASVEQSALRTSTERSSTVWRSHTRKQPPDEFTNDLVNSREATQSAVNDIEEGPQQISLLYTNPVEYLRRRQNSTKTTKSSVIKTTTTTSSARSNESFTKAPIRHHSRKSSLTTRPTVSSSSNANIGFKRPPSFSSIRSNKKPAVYTPTIPTFTTLSTVKVIPDGQIMQKPANFSTKLPSRIASLSSYSTTAALANEIDIYDDDHRAAIESTDQYDREDAEEYVENELQLEEAQRKVLSHHQDPNVAIASGEKRSGGTEKQIAPVSSGLTQSHIDIDTPSHRVQDVPSAVTVSIFSALSEILSQPTESLQFLSSSTDAPTSTSASTTSTTSTSTTTTTTTTTTTTTTTTTTTISPPPQSPEPSLFSSKSNDKGTTTIIEILRKYNEANQLDAKVKSDNVFSLTGGKTKSTNKTNITGTTTQVSSVESSNTGNRVHEDVRVSRPNSPDLVYRWKPIITSSTSTNDNELIPTTSEPKTTTASATPSVSENTVPDMMGVGKGNFGSVGFGLDSGEEPFPISNSSEEPSATINRKKSGVISVRNENTGSPNSEINLFSTSSVPTVDDTTISTTGRVIIASIVESTMPFERPTSTTPSTTTRPTTPWTTIVSTTPSTTSTLSTTSTKASTSTSTMVPTTSKSTLRKSTATVYPATTQRTRTTTFSDADDLAFLRQLARFLNGGQSPSNNGRKTTKKPTTTSTTTTTTTTTPKPTTTTTTSTTTTTSTTTTTTTPSPTTTPSLSTVIIDKDDPAFLNDVRKLPNFATPNPLVDTPLANRILQLAIQRDPKSIARLPLKTGNEFPSYEKPRTESQPKEISKATTLSPEEIEKTKKQLDREVQQYNNDLKLLSNLLGRPITEKDIPSLTKQLGTGGSGPLFANTGLSATRTTTTTTTTSTTHRPTSTADGELLKQLLLTQQQQHNSSPAVIERPEFYGKTNEAILAAVLKQRGIGPSNTNGNIEDILAQISPGARTSTLPPIVITTPRPTPRRVRPPQPPPLRSQSPILDGLSWLWREWQATAPQPRNRVPASGSSAATSVRTGTFGLSGGGGGGVGGGGGGGAGGGRTASLAQSYGDEGLDPDAKPINPSVTEEPPSLFGGFGINPGGQLLNAAIGVTRAVSQFLGVALQGAAKSFTSAFRPPPVASEPADDLSYYRFSGR from the exons ATGAAGTGGAACAACCGTAAAATAACGACATTGTTGTCGTTATTTATCATCACTAGTTTATGGACGTTAAGCGAG GCGTACCGGGGATCCGTCCGATTTACATCTCGATCCGAGCACGTGGAACCAGACAATGCACATGAACTGCCATCAAATTCCGATGACGAACAACCCGTTACACTTTCAAACAGTCGTTTTGTTCGAAGGCGTTCtacatcaacaacaactacCTTACCTCTGGATTCATATACGAAAGCGTATGGCAAGGAAAAGCGACGAGGTTTTAGAGATGGACCAACTTCATCTAGAACCAGCATCGAGATTGCAGATGAACACGAAGCGAATAATCGTGCAACCGTTCCGAATcgacgaacgaaacaaaatagtGCTTTCTCGTTGCGAACGGAAATCATTGCACAGAACGCGTTTGAAAGACGTATTGATAACGATAAAGAGCAAATTCTAACAAATGCGTTAGAGCctgcaaaaaaagagaatccTTCTTCGCAGCGGCGTCGATCCAAGAGCAGAAATTTGGACCAAGAACCTATATCTGCGATTGCGAATAGCGGTGCTGTAAACGACCGGGTAGCGAAAAGAGTCAACCCATTAACAACATTAAGCCCGAACCTTTCAAATGAAGTGAGAGAAGAATTAAAAGGGTCGGCTCAACGTTTTACCTCACGAGGCGCAACCAAAGGGTCGAATCTTGTTGCATCACACAAGCGTGAAGAGGGCTCTTCGGAGGAAAACTATCCAGAACAGTTTAAGAAGCTATTGAAAGCGCAGCTTAATGATGATAAATTGAAGACAGCGTACGTGAAAAATTTGGAAAGCACAACCAAGAAAAATGTACATGTTGTGCCCGAACGAAGGAAAATTCAATCTGTACCATCAACTACGGAAGCCACTGTGACTGCTAACAAATCTAATCAAGCTGCTACTCGACGCGTGGAACTGTCGAGGGAAGCCGtcacgaaagaaaacaaatttcaacatCGAACTGTAGCGCCAAAGGCCAGAGAACAAACGCATAGAAGAAGTTCGCAGTTTTcagaaacaaacaatacaTCTTCCGAAACCGTTCTACAATCGTTGCGTACCACTAAGAAAAGCACCTCGTCAGAATCGTCCTCGGAGCAGCTTCTTTCGGTGCGGCAGCTCAGCATACGCACGCGGTACAGCGAAAGAAATGAGCAGACTTCGAACGAAAGATTAAGCACTCCCGACAAGACATCCGTAGAAGTTGCGGATGAAAAGCCAACCAAATCGCATGTCCGACCGGCAATCGAAGCTAGGAAGCGGCTTACAAATCCAATCGAACGTCAGTCCCGTGGCAATGTGAAGGTGTTAAGTACGACTACTCCAGGACCAACGACTACGGTGAAATTGATCACGCCCAGGCCCGTTCGGACGTACACGCGAAAACAGAACACATTGAGTTATCTTACTTCGACTACTACCGAGGCAACGACTACAACTAGAAAACCGTTCTCACCTGCACCAAGGTCCGGATCCTTGGCACAACGTAAGCCATTAGTAGCGTCAGTTGAACAGAGTGCGTTAAGAACCAGCACCGAAAGAAGCTCTACGGTGTGGCGATCGCACACCAGGAAGCAACCGCCAGACGAGTTTACAAATGATTTAGTCAACTCGCGTGAAGCAACCCAATCGGCAGTAAACGATATTGAAGAAGGACCTCAACAAATCTCACTTCTATACACAAACCCGGTGGAATATCTGAGAAGAAGACAAAattcaaccaaaacaacaaagagTTCTGTTAtcaaaaccacaacaacaacttcTTCAGCAAGATCAAATGAAAGCTTTACAAAGGCACCAATAAGGCATCATTCGCGGAAATCTTCACTAACTACAAGGCCAACAgtttccagcagcagcaacgccAATATTGGG TTCAAACGGCCCCCATCTTTTTCATCCATTCGGTCAAATAAAAAACCTGCCGTATACACGCCAACGATTCCAACATTTACGACGCTATCGACG GTAAAGGTTATCCCCGATGGTCAAATTATGCAAAAGCCTGCTAACTTCAGCACAAAACTGCCAAGCCGCATCGCTAGCCTATCTTCCTACTCCACCACCGCTGCACTAGCTAACGAAATCGATATCTATGATGATGATCACAGAGCCGCGATCGAATCAACCGATCAGTATGATAGGGAAGACGCCGAAGAATACGTCGAAAACGAACTCCAGTTGGAGGAAGCCCAACGAAAGGTGTTATCACATCATCAGGATCCTAACGTGGCTATCGCAAGTGGAGAGAAACGATCCGGAGGCACCGAAAAACAGATCGCTCCAGTTTCGTCTGGCTTGACCCAGAGCCATATCGACATTGACACACCGAGCCATCGGGTCCAGGACGTGCCGTCCGCCGTGACCGTGTCAATATTCAGCGCTCTGTCCGAGATCCTTTCGCAACCTACCGAaagtttacaatttttgtCCTCCAGCACTGATGCACCAACCTCTACGTCTGCATCTACAACAAGCACCACTTCAACTTCtaccaccacaaccaccacaaccaccaccactaccaccaccactactaccactacgACTATATCTCCGCCTCCTCAATCACCAGAACCGTCTTTATTTTCTAGCAAATCCAACGACAAG ggtACGACAACTATTATAGAAATATTGCGCAAGTACAACGAAGCGAACCAGTTGGATGCTAAGGTGAAATCGGATAATGTCTTTAGCCTAACAGGGGGCAAGACAAAATCAACGAACAAAACGAATATTACTGGTACTACGACACAAGTTTCTTCGGTGGAAAGTTCcaat ACTGGCAACAGAGTTCATGAAGATGTCAGAGTCTCACGACCAAATTCACCCGACTTAGTGTATCGATGGAAACCGATCATAACATCAAGCACAAGTACGAACGATAACGAATTGATTCCTACAACGAGTGAGCCAAAGACCACAACGGCATCAGCTACACCGAGTGTGTCCGAGAATACCGTACCAGATATGATGGGAGTTGGTAAAGGAAATTTTGGTTCGGTAGGATTCGGTTTAGATAGTGGTGAGGAGCCATTTCCTATAAGCAACAGTTCGGAAGAACCATCCGCTACGATAAACCGGAAGAAGAGTGGCGTCATAAGTGTTAGAAACGAAAATACCGGGTCGCCTAATTCGGAGATTAACCTATTTTCAACATCAAGCGTACCTACCGTGGATGACACTACCATATCAACCACCGGGAGGGTAATTATAGCATCAATTGTTGAAAGTACAATGCCTTTTGAACGGCCTACAAGCACAACGCCTTCAACCACTACTAGACCAACCACTCCCTGGACAACGATTGTTAGCACAACTCCTAGCACTACGAGCACTTTGAGCACAACAAGCACAAAGGCGTCTACATCTACCAGCACGATGGTTCCAACTACAAGCAAAAGTACGTTACGCAAATCGACAGCAACTGTTTATCCTGCTACCACACAAAGAACACGTACAACAACATTCTCCGATGCGGATGATTTAGCATTCTTG CGTCAACTAGCAAGATTCCTGAACGGAGGGCAGTCACCAAGTaacaatggaagaaaaactacaaaaaaacctaCCACTACTTcaactactaccactaccaccactacTACTCCGAAACCTACTACGACTACAACAACGtcgactactactactactagcaCAACTACAACGACTACTACGCCCAGCCCAACAACAACGCCGAGTTTAAGCACCGTCATCATTGATAAGGATGATCCAGCCTTTCTAAACGATGTG CGTAAATTGCCCAACTTTGCAACACCAAATCCCCTCGTCGATACACCGCTGGCTAATAGAATACTTCAGCTAGCAATACAAAGAGATCCCAAGAGCATCGCACGATTACCCTTGAAAACTGGGAATGAGTTTCCATCGTACGAAAAGCCACGCACCGAGAGTCAGCCGAAAGAAATCTCTAAAGCGACTACCCTGTCTCCGGAGGAAAtagagaaaacgaaaaagcaGCTGGATCGGGAGGTACAGCAGTACAACAATGATTTGAAACTTCTTTCGAATCTACTGGGAAGACCCATTACCGAGAAAGATATTCCGAGTCTTACCAAGCAGCTTGGAACAGGTGGCTCCGGACCATTGTTCGCAAATACTGGACTATCGGCGACGAgaacgacgacaacgacgacaacaacgagCACAACGCACCGGCCAACCTCAACAGCAGACGGTGAGCTGTTGAAGCAGCTGCTTCTcacgcaacaacagcaacacaatAGCAGCCCAGCAGTTATTGAGCGACCAGAGTTTTACGGTAAAACTAATGAAGCAATTTTGGCAGCCGTACTGAAGCAGCGTGGCATAGGACCGTCAAATACGAACGGAAATATTGAGGACATTTTGGCGCAAATATCGCCTGGCGCTCGGACGTCTACTTTACCTCCGATAGTTATCACAACACCGCGGCCCACACCGAGACGCGTTCGTCCCCCACAACCACCGCCATTACGATCACAAAGCCCAATTCTGGACGGCTTGAGTTGGTTGTGGCGTGAATGGCAAGCGACAGCTCCACAGCCACGTAATCGAGTTCCTGCTTCTGGAAGTAGTGCCGCCACCAGTGTCCGAACGGGAACGTTTGGACtgagtggtggtggtggtggtggtgttggaggtggtggtgggggTGGCGCTGGTGGAGGAAGAACAGCGTCTCTAGCACAATCGTACGGAGATGAGGGACTAGACCCGGATGCG AAACCAATCAACCCCAGCGTCACTGAAGAACCACCATCGTTGTTTGGCGGGTTTGGCATCAATCCCGGAGGACAACTGTTGAATGCAGCGATCGGTGTGACTCGTGCTGTATCACAGTTCCTAGGCGTAGCGCTACAG GGAGCAGCCAAATCGTTTACTTCCGCGTTTCGCCCACCACCAGTCGCTAGTGAACCTGCGGACGACCTGAGCTACTACCGTTTCAGTGGTAGATAA